One segment of Anatilimnocola aggregata DNA contains the following:
- a CDS encoding caspase family protein, whose product MHAPAFVHASFGILALALLALPCQLPSLVAQDLAFGDGDETAGQQWAILIGVENYQKATPLTYTMNDVDQLAATLRDRGGVPSERVIKFVETAPDSRFQPLKASLIEQLPRYLRKPKAKDRLIVYFSGHGFRSQDGNLFLAPIDCDPTNPAATGISVSWLKDQIAACPAQFKLLVLDSCHAGTEKGEELIKGASAKDLGEPFRDLEGVVTLASSTGDEKSQIWVEKRQSLFTYWLNQGLAGHADENGDAEVDIDELNKYVHKNVTHTAKSQLHRPQTPVRIIRGGSGTPVVLELVPTKLKYLINDMAQQMAWSMQERGLKKVGVLQFTTDTPLGEALGGGFGSLGRWCTAELEKTLLQSGTCEVIDSTRLIAALKKQKFTVDQLGSPEALQQLSKELGGMPAIVMGTLRHRQNKTITLQCKLQNIETESLVGAAGGSALLNENEWAMLGHSVAIKPEDRPPPVPGNSDNSGELIQKLDEKATAPHPMRDPKFPYRVAIMVNGKERVGEFRGNEYVIPLRNGEVYEIWVRILNNESCCVKVLVDGLNTLPQKLRAEKGISTVEVAPIAKLDEAREWMMDVTQNPQRVWAIRGFVTETGAAGKLRRFVVTDPAQSLAAQKNFTESMGMITAAFYTPTAVRGGTTVQPWETPEVLTERRDTRAGDLISVVHIRYLDADKFHAGK is encoded by the coding sequence ATGCACGCCCCCGCTTTTGTGCATGCCAGTTTCGGTATCCTCGCGCTGGCGTTATTGGCTTTGCCATGCCAACTGCCCTCGTTAGTAGCCCAGGACTTGGCCTTTGGTGATGGCGACGAAACCGCCGGCCAGCAATGGGCGATTTTAATTGGCGTTGAGAACTATCAAAAAGCGACGCCGCTGACCTATACAATGAACGACGTCGATCAGCTGGCCGCCACGTTGCGAGATCGTGGTGGCGTGCCGAGTGAACGGGTGATTAAATTTGTCGAGACTGCACCCGATTCGCGCTTTCAACCACTCAAAGCCAGCTTGATCGAACAACTCCCACGTTACCTGCGCAAGCCGAAGGCCAAGGATCGGCTAATTGTCTATTTCAGTGGTCACGGCTTTCGTTCGCAGGACGGCAACTTGTTTCTCGCGCCGATCGATTGCGATCCAACGAATCCCGCTGCCACGGGCATCTCGGTCTCTTGGCTGAAAGATCAAATTGCCGCGTGTCCGGCCCAATTCAAATTGCTAGTGCTCGACTCGTGTCATGCAGGGACCGAAAAAGGTGAGGAGCTGATTAAAGGAGCCAGCGCCAAGGACTTGGGAGAGCCGTTCCGCGATCTGGAAGGCGTTGTGACTTTGGCCAGTTCGACCGGTGATGAGAAAAGTCAAATCTGGGTCGAGAAGCGGCAGTCACTTTTTACCTACTGGCTCAATCAAGGCCTCGCCGGCCATGCAGATGAAAATGGTGATGCCGAAGTCGACATCGACGAGCTGAACAAGTACGTCCACAAGAATGTGACACACACGGCTAAGAGTCAGCTGCACCGGCCCCAAACGCCAGTTCGCATCATTCGCGGCGGCAGCGGAACCCCGGTAGTGCTCGAACTTGTGCCGACCAAGCTCAAGTATTTGATCAACGACATGGCGCAGCAAATGGCCTGGTCGATGCAGGAGCGGGGACTCAAGAAGGTCGGAGTATTGCAATTCACTACCGACACTCCGCTGGGTGAAGCTCTGGGCGGCGGGTTCGGCTCGCTCGGGCGCTGGTGCACCGCTGAACTCGAAAAAACGCTCCTGCAGTCGGGCACTTGCGAAGTAATCGACAGTACGCGACTGATCGCCGCTCTGAAGAAGCAGAAGTTCACCGTCGATCAGTTGGGTTCGCCCGAAGCGCTCCAGCAGCTTTCCAAAGAACTAGGCGGAATGCCCGCGATTGTCATGGGCACTCTGCGACATCGCCAGAACAAGACCATCACCCTGCAGTGCAAACTGCAAAACATTGAGACCGAATCGCTCGTGGGCGCAGCGGGGGGATCGGCCCTGCTCAACGAAAACGAGTGGGCAATGCTCGGCCACAGCGTGGCAATCAAGCCGGAAGATCGGCCGCCACCGGTACCCGGCAACTCCGATAACTCCGGCGAGCTAATTCAGAAGCTTGACGAAAAGGCGACTGCCCCCCATCCCATGCGCGATCCGAAGTTCCCCTATCGAGTTGCGATCATGGTGAACGGTAAAGAACGGGTCGGCGAATTTCGAGGCAACGAGTATGTCATCCCGCTGCGGAACGGCGAGGTCTACGAGATCTGGGTCCGAATCCTGAACAACGAAAGTTGCTGCGTGAAGGTACTGGTCGATGGCCTGAACACCCTGCCGCAAAAGTTGCGCGCTGAGAAAGGTATTAGCACCGTCGAAGTCGCGCCGATCGCAAAACTAGATGAAGCCCGCGAGTGGATGATGGATGTTACCCAGAATCCACAACGGGTCTGGGCAATCCGGGGGTTTGTGACAGAAACCGGAGCTGCTGGCAAGTTACGCCGCTTTGTCGTCACCGATCCCGCTCAGTCGCTGGCCGCTCAAAAGAACTTTACCGAGAGCATGGGAATGATCACTGCTGCCTTCTACACGCCAACCGCGGTACGCGGCGGAACCACCGTACAACCCTGGGAAACTCCCGAAGTTCTCACCGAACGGCGCGACACTAGGGCGGGAGACCTGATCAGCGTTGTTCACATTCGCTACCTGGACGCGGACAAATTCCATGCGGGCAAGTAG
- a CDS encoding DUF4384 domain-containing protein, which produces MISRKNRLVFACSLLFTLGLPLLIAVAQQPAPPMPPTEQPAAVPPSPGDSLVPTRPAFLMNVAVNRADPRYSHGERLAVRFKAETDCHVYLLYHQADGSTVMLFPNKAQPDTAVKANVEVSIPKAGDDFRFRIAAPYGKEAMQVIASKKRIELLDKLDASAGRAVAVSQATQDELAKLIKASADQFAEHRVVLQTQAAGGALPASRPPLRAGLFVGVNKLKATKHGDEAPQARGSAELMHKSMTTLGGVAPEHARVLTDTGATTASFEEAMTKWLPSITQPGDTVFLFYCGHGGPEPTDDPAEIDGMDEVITTYDKFVVDDQLGRWLQELPGRQIVMLMETCHGGGLVDARSLTGSIHDVARRVHDISQLNTIVVTACLPDEFSSFSKDLPAAFMPIYFDEAMRTLPRPVSVQAAFQHYRRKLRATIGADQEPVLLDNILLPVPLVLAGAAAKPAPQNTAPQPQR; this is translated from the coding sequence ATGATTTCCCGAAAAAATAGGCTCGTTTTCGCTTGTAGCTTGCTATTTACCTTGGGCCTGCCGTTGCTTATCGCTGTGGCCCAGCAGCCCGCGCCACCGATGCCACCAACCGAACAGCCAGCAGCGGTACCGCCGTCGCCCGGCGATTCTCTGGTGCCCACGCGACCTGCCTTCCTGATGAACGTTGCCGTCAATCGGGCCGATCCCCGCTACAGCCACGGCGAGCGGCTGGCAGTTCGCTTCAAAGCAGAAACCGATTGCCACGTCTATTTGCTCTACCATCAGGCCGACGGCAGCACCGTAATGCTCTTCCCCAACAAAGCTCAGCCAGATACCGCGGTCAAAGCCAATGTCGAAGTCTCAATTCCCAAGGCCGGTGACGACTTCCGCTTTCGGATCGCTGCCCCGTATGGCAAAGAAGCGATGCAAGTTATCGCCAGCAAGAAACGGATAGAGTTGCTCGACAAACTCGATGCCAGCGCCGGCCGTGCCGTGGCAGTTTCGCAAGCAACTCAGGACGAACTAGCGAAATTGATCAAGGCTTCGGCCGACCAGTTTGCCGAACATCGCGTGGTCCTGCAGACGCAGGCCGCCGGTGGTGCCTTGCCAGCTTCTCGTCCGCCACTGCGGGCGGGGCTGTTTGTGGGCGTGAACAAATTGAAAGCGACAAAACATGGCGACGAAGCACCTCAGGCCCGAGGCTCTGCCGAATTGATGCATAAGTCGATGACGACGCTCGGTGGTGTCGCTCCCGAACATGCGCGAGTGCTGACCGATACCGGAGCCACGACAGCCTCCTTCGAAGAGGCGATGACAAAATGGCTCCCGTCGATCACACAGCCAGGCGATACCGTGTTTTTGTTCTACTGCGGTCATGGTGGTCCGGAGCCAACCGACGATCCAGCCGAAATTGACGGCATGGACGAGGTCATTACCACTTACGACAAGTTTGTCGTCGACGATCAACTGGGGCGCTGGTTGCAGGAACTTCCCGGCCGTCAAATTGTCATGTTAATGGAAACTTGCCACGGTGGTGGCCTGGTCGATGCCCGCAGTCTGACCGGCTCGATTCACGACGTTGCTCGGCGCGTTCACGACATTTCGCAGCTGAACACCATCGTCGTCACAGCCTGCCTGCCGGACGAATTCTCCTCGTTTTCGAAGGATCTTCCGGCAGCCTTCATGCCCATCTATTTTGACGAAGCGATGCGGACCCTACCGCGCCCCGTCTCCGTTCAAGCCGCATTTCAACACTACCGACGTAAACTGCGTGCCACCATCGGTGCTGATCAGGAACCTGTTCTGCTCGATAACATCCTGCTCCCCGTTCCCTTGGTCCTGGCCGGTGCCGCTGCGAAACCCGCTCCCCAGAACACAGCTCCCCAACCGCAGCGGTAA
- a CDS encoding CHAT domain-containing protein, producing MNDRACSSTFAVVLLLSVCSVSLHGQTQEDLETSAYYSRTYVQLSRSGKINEAVATAERYAEFLLQRFPKRDHWKASLYLGEAYGFQARYKEAMEQWHLTIERIKDAAPQTELERQAIVVMSGDALKSIGFCLENLGRAAEAVPYFEAGVDYWSKARHPNARRYYANAQTALADAHIILGNSEKARSLLNAATATLEPLARADTNVGHSSPSYDLSLTLHMSGELDAKEDRYDLAEVKLRRALQLRATANGWHHLDTAKVLDSLVRLYGSQGRWQEAEMYCRAELEAYEQSVGQDHVEITTAQIRMAAVLNAQDRHAEAEPILRRAAAQLTAAFGADNTRTTTATFELAKTLWNLEKYDEAETVMLKNLEIGKKLHGPASALLSDDLNLLASLKFSQGKPAESLQVLDELLKIHQVSPLTPQDLESLYINRSSALWYTGKREEAVLELDKCLDQVELLRSFSSGAERERAEMFQEVSASFVTAIAWQAELKNAEKLFAAVERVKARSFLDELKLKNADLLAGLSAEERAELTRTENQLRQELLAAENRYYALPELGPQPAAEAIEQRKKLASEVMSARDRLYRHLADIRSASPIYRELIVNKTAAPTVAQVQQLLGDDEILLSYSVGAYHSYVIAVRRDSVQFTELTLDEATATKLGVEAGSLTAAMVSQVLQDKKTGLLTIVSSPHRRDEKVGGVLSSLWKALIPATERDLLTSGKLKLLTILPDGPLALLPFETLVTSDDEEHPEYLLDVGPPIAYAPSAAVLLNLASRTPSDAAAAQKLLTLGDPSYAAPTATTDAVDRKVGVQRSIDRFRASLSRLPFTGKESNWVQQNLEKIGFTTVKVTGPAATEAAIRQHAPGRQIIHLACHGMADQNYGNFFGALAIAPGRAGDPRDDGYLSMSEIYELNLDGCELAILSACETNYGPQQQGEGVWALSRGFLVAGSRRVVASNWVVDDAAGATLVSYFAGYLTLAGKDPTARNYASALHNAKKQVRKQEQWKHPFYWSSLVLVGPK from the coding sequence ATGAACGATCGAGCTTGTTCATCGACGTTCGCCGTCGTGCTGTTGCTCAGCGTTTGCTCGGTTTCGCTACACGGCCAAACGCAAGAAGACTTGGAAACTTCAGCCTATTATTCGCGCACCTACGTTCAGCTTTCGCGCTCGGGCAAAATAAACGAGGCGGTGGCCACGGCCGAGCGTTACGCTGAATTTTTGCTGCAGCGATTTCCGAAGCGCGACCACTGGAAGGCTTCGTTGTACCTGGGCGAAGCCTACGGTTTTCAAGCACGCTACAAGGAAGCGATGGAGCAATGGCACCTGACGATCGAGCGGATAAAAGACGCCGCGCCGCAAACGGAATTGGAGCGGCAAGCAATCGTCGTCATGAGCGGCGACGCGCTGAAGTCCATCGGCTTTTGCTTGGAAAACTTGGGACGAGCCGCGGAGGCAGTTCCTTACTTTGAAGCTGGCGTTGACTACTGGTCCAAAGCGCGGCATCCCAATGCTCGAAGGTATTACGCCAACGCTCAGACGGCGCTCGCCGATGCGCATATCATTCTCGGCAATTCCGAGAAGGCCAGGTCTTTGCTCAACGCAGCCACGGCGACGCTAGAGCCGCTTGCTCGCGCCGATACCAATGTGGGGCATTCGTCACCCAGTTACGACCTGTCGCTGACTCTGCACATGAGCGGCGAACTCGATGCCAAAGAAGATCGCTATGACCTGGCCGAAGTGAAACTTCGGCGAGCATTGCAACTCCGCGCCACCGCCAATGGCTGGCATCACTTGGACACCGCGAAAGTGCTCGATTCACTGGTGCGACTCTATGGCAGCCAAGGTCGCTGGCAGGAAGCAGAAATGTACTGCCGCGCTGAACTGGAAGCCTATGAACAAAGTGTGGGTCAGGATCACGTGGAAATCACGACGGCCCAGATTCGCATGGCCGCGGTGCTCAACGCCCAGGATCGACATGCCGAGGCCGAGCCCATCCTTCGCCGGGCCGCGGCGCAGTTGACCGCAGCTTTCGGTGCCGACAACACGCGCACGACCACTGCCACCTTTGAACTGGCCAAGACGCTCTGGAATCTGGAAAAGTACGACGAAGCCGAGACCGTCATGCTGAAAAATCTGGAGATTGGCAAAAAACTCCACGGCCCGGCGAGCGCACTATTATCCGACGACCTGAACTTGCTCGCGAGTCTGAAGTTCAGTCAAGGCAAGCCTGCCGAATCGCTGCAAGTGCTCGATGAACTCCTCAAGATTCATCAGGTCAGCCCACTGACGCCGCAAGATCTGGAGAGCTTGTACATCAACCGCTCAAGCGCGCTGTGGTACACGGGAAAGCGTGAAGAGGCGGTGCTGGAATTGGATAAGTGCCTCGATCAAGTGGAACTGCTACGGAGTTTTTCATCGGGAGCTGAACGAGAACGGGCCGAAATGTTTCAGGAGGTGTCCGCCAGTTTTGTCACCGCAATCGCCTGGCAGGCGGAGCTCAAAAACGCGGAGAAACTCTTCGCGGCCGTCGAGCGAGTGAAAGCCCGCTCGTTTCTCGACGAACTGAAACTGAAGAACGCCGATCTGCTGGCCGGTTTGTCGGCCGAGGAACGGGCGGAGTTGACACGCACCGAGAATCAATTGCGGCAAGAATTGCTGGCGGCCGAGAATCGATATTACGCGTTGCCTGAACTCGGCCCTCAACCCGCGGCTGAAGCAATCGAGCAACGAAAGAAACTTGCCAGCGAAGTGATGAGTGCCCGAGATCGGCTGTATCGTCACCTGGCCGACATTCGCTCGGCCAGTCCGATCTATCGAGAATTAATCGTCAATAAGACCGCCGCACCCACTGTCGCCCAGGTGCAGCAACTACTCGGCGACGACGAAATCTTGCTGTCGTATTCGGTTGGTGCGTACCACTCCTATGTGATTGCGGTGCGGCGAGACTCAGTTCAATTCACTGAACTCACTTTGGACGAAGCAACCGCAACCAAGTTGGGCGTCGAGGCTGGGTCGTTGACTGCAGCCATGGTCAGCCAGGTATTACAGGATAAGAAAACCGGCTTACTCACGATTGTCTCATCTCCCCACCGGCGCGATGAAAAGGTCGGGGGTGTGTTGTCGAGCTTGTGGAAGGCTCTGATTCCCGCAACGGAACGCGACCTGCTCACCAGCGGCAAATTGAAGTTGCTCACGATTCTGCCCGATGGGCCGTTGGCGTTGCTCCCGTTCGAAACGCTCGTCACGAGCGACGACGAAGAACATCCTGAATATCTGCTCGACGTCGGCCCGCCGATTGCTTATGCACCCTCGGCCGCCGTGCTGCTGAACCTCGCCAGTCGCACACCGAGCGATGCCGCCGCAGCGCAAAAGCTGTTGACGCTGGGCGATCCAAGTTATGCCGCGCCCACAGCCACGACCGACGCAGTCGATCGCAAAGTGGGTGTGCAACGTTCGATCGACCGCTTTCGCGCGTCACTCTCGCGTCTGCCTTTCACGGGCAAGGAATCGAACTGGGTGCAACAGAATCTCGAGAAGATCGGCTTCACGACCGTCAAAGTTACTGGCCCTGCGGCCACCGAAGCAGCCATTCGCCAACATGCACCCGGCCGGCAGATCATTCACCTGGCCTGCCACGGCATGGCCGATCAAAACTATGGCAACTTTTTCGGTGCCCTCGCGATTGCACCTGGCCGAGCGGGCGATCCTCGCGATGACGGCTATTTGTCCATGTCGGAAATCTACGAGCTCAATCTCGATGGCTGCGAGCTGGCGATCTTGAGTGCCTGCGAAACCAACTACGGCCCGCAACAGCAGGGCGAAGGAGTGTGGGCCTTGTCGCGTGGCTTTCTGGTTGCCGGCAGCCGCCGCGTAGTAGCCAGCAACTGGGTCGTCGACGATGCAGCTGGCGCGACGCTCGTCAGCTACTTCGCCGGCTACCTGACTCTTGCCGGAAAGGATCCGACGGCCCGCAATTACGCATCGGCCCTGCACAACGCCAAGAAGCAAGTCCGCAAACAAGAGCAATGGAAGCACCCGTTTTACTGGAGCAGCCTGGTGCTGGTGGGACCAAAATAG
- a CDS encoding calcium-binding protein yields MTVCHRNSLRPLAPKRLQFERLQSRDLMAADVIWENNAPPPGFSAKIENGSLVFSGSESNDGVLVSDIVARKNQKQLVTGAKYIEISHSDAKNRLRKGWVKQDDSLDFVFYGKAGNDKFQYIDTSADPGPRRDRMITAYGGAGDDQIHGHTQNDILFGDDGVDYLWGELGNDLVVGGAGNDRLWGDGVTNVNRSQTADADYLEGGLGVDQLYGWQGGDILNGGNYWQVNDGSVDELSGGSEADCFYIEKFSDARKKEAKDLSVAQGDRPDAFTEPVQPPTYDNWLGQYYFGGPARPLNTTAFQNERSILASSPGSFPNLGVNYEVLGPSTPTYNCIAASVGVYTHDVWNTTPTLEWANSVYQSRGFSGPIAFNSAAGSALLANPNVEVVVVYGFSGGTGPYLPSGSIITHAAARSADGTWVSKMGDLALIRHQTPQSIAGGMYGQPLYLYSRPRLACGCN; encoded by the coding sequence ATGACTGTTTGCCACCGAAACTCGCTCCGTCCTCTTGCTCCCAAACGCCTGCAATTCGAACGACTGCAAAGTCGCGACCTGATGGCCGCCGACGTCATTTGGGAGAACAACGCCCCGCCGCCGGGCTTCTCGGCAAAAATCGAAAACGGGAGCCTCGTCTTTAGCGGCAGCGAAAGCAACGACGGCGTCCTGGTCAGCGACATCGTGGCCCGGAAGAACCAGAAGCAACTGGTAACTGGTGCCAAGTACATCGAAATTTCGCACTCCGACGCCAAGAACCGGTTGCGCAAAGGTTGGGTCAAGCAGGACGACTCGCTCGACTTTGTGTTCTACGGCAAAGCTGGCAACGACAAGTTTCAGTACATCGACACTTCGGCCGATCCGGGTCCCCGTCGCGATCGAATGATTACCGCTTATGGCGGCGCAGGCGACGATCAAATCCATGGCCACACGCAGAACGACATTCTGTTCGGCGATGACGGAGTCGACTATCTCTGGGGTGAACTGGGCAACGATCTGGTTGTCGGTGGTGCCGGCAACGATCGCTTGTGGGGCGACGGCGTGACGAACGTCAACCGTAGCCAGACGGCTGATGCGGACTATCTGGAAGGAGGTCTCGGTGTCGACCAGCTCTACGGTTGGCAGGGTGGCGACATTCTGAATGGCGGCAACTATTGGCAAGTGAATGACGGCTCGGTCGATGAACTATCGGGCGGATCGGAAGCGGACTGCTTCTACATCGAAAAATTTAGCGACGCCCGCAAGAAGGAAGCCAAGGATCTATCGGTCGCGCAAGGGGATCGACCGGATGCCTTTACGGAACCTGTCCAACCCCCCACGTATGACAATTGGCTGGGGCAATATTATTTCGGCGGACCAGCCCGGCCGCTGAACACCACGGCGTTTCAGAATGAGCGGAGCATTCTGGCCAGCTCGCCTGGTAGCTTTCCGAATCTGGGTGTGAATTACGAAGTGCTGGGCCCTTCGACACCCACTTACAATTGCATCGCGGCCTCGGTGGGTGTGTATACGCACGATGTCTGGAATACCACGCCGACTTTGGAGTGGGCCAATAGCGTGTATCAATCACGGGGCTTTAGTGGGCCGATTGCCTTCAATAGTGCGGCCGGTTCTGCCTTGCTTGCGAATCCGAATGTGGAAGTAGTAGTGGTCTATGGCTTCTCGGGTGGAACGGGGCCCTATCTGCCCAGTGGCTCGATCATCACCCATGCGGCCGCGCGGTCGGCAGACGGCACTTGGGTCAGCAAAATGGGCGACCTGGCCCTCATTCGGCATCAAACGCCGCAATCGATCGCCGGCGGCATGTATGGCCAGCCGTTGTATCTCTACTCGCGGCCCCGCCTGGCTTGTGGTTGCAACTAA
- a CDS encoding DUF4384 domain-containing protein produces the protein MSRLSICRCSLVLLAAVMAASLQLLAADPVPPKPTGINDQIFNDRPSFLVGAQVNRANREYREGDSLTVNVTSEEDAYLYVLYQQADGQVFQVFPNQIQTDNRVKARQAVRVPAETDLFRWVVGKPFGKEIIKVLATKEPVDVLSQPELLKGRFNPVSKQALKGVELELGADKPIRWGETDVEIHTYANTQPPEAAVARRYGVFFGVSQHRYNKYVVAAKGKDASNDLFAAHRDAQELAETMRTAGRLDGIKLYTNDQATKANMQTAITQWLPSVSKPGDTVVIYFSGHTGQMPDTSGDESDGKDEYLVPHDMLGPREFIAMAELHKANKLSAEDAREFEQLRTEVQNLGPEPEVKLIAATGVTDDQMARWVQRLDGRQVIFISDSCHSGGFAQDETNFKGLPEETKFDFLQGEAGRLKNLGQSDHAVLCAAHANELALERPTKDMSVLTYCLVDFLNRPTGAQRLEDCFKFCDGEMQQYFADWNKALEAAGRTERVTASHPFLLNHCTKPVFIKP, from the coding sequence ATGAGCCGTCTATCTATTTGCCGTTGCTCCTTGGTGTTACTGGCCGCGGTAATGGCCGCTTCACTGCAGCTGTTGGCCGCCGATCCGGTGCCTCCCAAGCCCACCGGGATCAACGATCAGATCTTCAATGACAGGCCGTCTTTCTTGGTCGGCGCTCAGGTCAATCGAGCGAATCGCGAGTATCGCGAAGGAGACTCGCTGACCGTGAATGTAACCTCGGAGGAAGACGCTTATCTCTACGTGCTCTACCAACAGGCTGACGGCCAGGTGTTTCAGGTCTTTCCCAACCAGATCCAAACCGATAACCGCGTTAAAGCCCGGCAAGCCGTGCGAGTGCCTGCCGAGACCGACCTTTTCCGTTGGGTTGTTGGCAAGCCGTTTGGCAAAGAGATCATCAAAGTCCTGGCAACCAAAGAACCTGTCGATGTCCTTTCGCAACCCGAGCTGCTGAAAGGCCGCTTCAACCCGGTCAGCAAGCAGGCCTTGAAAGGTGTGGAACTCGAACTGGGCGCGGATAAGCCCATTCGCTGGGGCGAGACCGATGTCGAGATTCACACCTACGCCAACACCCAGCCCCCCGAAGCTGCCGTGGCGCGGCGCTACGGCGTCTTCTTCGGCGTCTCGCAACATCGCTACAACAAGTATGTCGTTGCCGCCAAAGGAAAAGATGCCTCGAACGATTTATTCGCAGCCCATCGCGATGCCCAAGAGCTGGCCGAGACCATGCGGACTGCTGGCCGGCTGGATGGAATCAAGCTCTACACGAACGACCAGGCCACCAAGGCGAATATGCAAACGGCCATCACGCAGTGGCTGCCATCGGTCTCGAAGCCGGGCGATACCGTCGTCATCTATTTTTCGGGACACACCGGACAAATGCCCGATACCAGCGGCGACGAAAGCGATGGCAAAGACGAGTACCTGGTGCCGCACGACATGCTGGGCCCAAGGGAATTCATCGCCATGGCCGAACTGCACAAAGCGAACAAGCTTTCGGCGGAAGACGCTCGGGAATTCGAACAACTCCGTACCGAAGTTCAGAACTTGGGACCAGAACCGGAAGTGAAGCTGATCGCAGCAACCGGAGTCACCGACGACCAAATGGCTCGTTGGGTTCAGCGGCTCGACGGGCGACAAGTGATTTTCATTAGCGATTCCTGTCATAGCGGCGGGTTTGCCCAAGACGAGACCAACTTCAAAGGTTTGCCCGAGGAAACTAAATTCGACTTCCTGCAAGGCGAAGCTGGTCGACTCAAAAACCTGGGGCAAAGCGATCATGCGGTGTTGTGCGCTGCCCACGCTAACGAACTCGCACTGGAACGTCCCACGAAAGACATGAGTGTGTTGACCTACTGCCTGGTGGATTTTTTGAATCGACCCACGGGCGCTCAACGACTCGAAGACTGCTTCAAATTCTGCGATGGCGAAATGCAGCAGTACTTTGCGGACTGGAACAAAGCCCTCGAGGCAGCGGGTCGAACCGAACGAGTAACCGCCAGTCATCCATTCCTGCTGAATCACTGCACCAAGCCGGTGTTCATTAAACCCTAG